The Ascaphus truei isolate aAscTru1 chromosome 3, aAscTru1.hap1, whole genome shotgun sequence genome includes a region encoding these proteins:
- the LOC142489334 gene encoding uncharacterized protein LOC142489334, producing the protein MSTDNSSCDPKVYFYIGGNDSEDEDEGFKSDSKLFSTSCIPLLAHIWYDIGRWEEGQDPPLKLAMEMLRILHGLGRTTQVTKESLAHYNTYLNQRVAKASTALKEYRERLCAQVDSILEEREQQDLSEMKEEIMHFKKQIQNAKRISNRKDHIVRKRLSFLTDLTKTLDGTNQLKTELDLEAERLNIIIPQKKRMDRRVYEKEEEEEEDPVKCLNLCKLHTDRRK; encoded by the exons ATGTCTACAGACAACTCAAGTTGTGACCCTAAAG TATATTTCTACATAGGAGGAAATGACAGTGAGGATGAAGATGAAGGCTTTAAAAGTGACAGCAA ACTTTTCTCTACCTCCTGCATCCCATTGCTGGCCCACATCTGGTATGATATAGGCAGATGGGAGGAGGGACAGGATCCACCACTCAAGCTTGCCATGGAAATGCTGAGGATTTTGCATGGGTTGGGAAGAACCACACAGGTTACAAAAGAGAGCCTGGCCCATTACAATACTTACCTG aATCAGCGGGTTGCTAAAGCGTCGACAGCACTGAAGGAATACAGAGAGAGGTTATGTGCACAG GTTGATTCCATCCTAGAGGAACGAGAACAGCAAGACCTCTCTGAGATGAAGGAAGAAATCATGCATTTTAAG AAGCAGATTCAAAATGCCAAACGAATATCCAATCGCAAAGACCACATTGTACGCAAG AGGCTCTCTTTCCTAACTGACCTTACGAAAACGCTGGATGGCACAAATCAATTGAAGACG GAACTAGACTTGGAGGCAGAAAGACTCAATATAATTATCCCACAGAAGAAACG GATGGACCGCCGGGTGTATGagaaagaggaggaagaagaagaggatcCTGTAAAATGCCTAAACCTCTGCAAGCTGCACACAGACAGGAGAAAGTAG